Sequence from the Candoia aspera isolate rCanAsp1 chromosome 7, rCanAsp1.hap2, whole genome shotgun sequence genome:
CCGGCGAATGTCACAGGTGGAGTCTGATGGAATCTGGATTTGACTTCTTTTTCAGGTTTCAGTctggattttttatttctgttttactggcTCAACCACTAAGATGTTGACATCCACAGTGCCAAGGGGGTTCACAGTTTCATCAGTTTCACATTCTGAAGCTGCTCATGGACCACCCCGTTTCAACACATTGCTACTTTCTCCAGTATCCTGTCTAACACCTGGCATGAAGCAGAGGAGAAATGCTCTGACCTTTATGCTGTTTGCTTACCCTACAGGGTGTCTGTGTGAATGAAACACCAAAAGCCCAGCTAGCCGTGACCTAGCATCGCCAACTTTAACGTTACCCCTGAGAAGGTCACAAATACTAGGTATTGTGGTTTGATCTATCAGAAATCTCGCCAAGTGTGCATCAGAAAATGAAGGCACTTGCAGGAAATTCTTCTTGTTTGACAATAAACAAGGGCTTCtgcaggtgtggtcaaaaaagtcaagatggtagctgtgatgtgtcatcaaagctctgcctggtttttatgtgctTGGAGCACATTCAGATGGCTCAAAGCAAGTCTTTCCCTTATAAATGCCTTGGTGCAATTGTTTGGCCAGACCCAATGAGCAGCACCGTTAAAGGTAAGAAAAGGTAATATTTTCTTACTTTTACTTGAGGAATTTTGCAACATGAAAGAGTCAGCATAAAACACAGAGGAAGCAGAAATAGGCAAGAACACAAGAATATATTCAGATGCAGAGGGGTGACCAGAAAAGCCCATTCTCTCCCTGTACCTGTTGACCTTGGCTGGAAAGATTAAAAGAAAGCTTGAATTTAGAGTTAgctggaaaaagaagggaagctgACTGTCCAGGTGAGAGGATAAGGTACATGCTGGGAAATCCCTCTGCAAGCATGTAAAAACAAAGGCCTTGTATTTCTTCAACATCTAGGCTACTTCCAAAGGGGCTCATCCACTGGGTGAGGTCCATCAGTTTGACCCTGTACAGCTCGGTTCCATCTGGTTTGGCTCCTTCAAGGAACTCTCCAGCTTTAGTAAAGCCATCACAACAGCTTCTGCTTATCTTTGGCTGATCTTGGGAGAGAGGTGGCAGAATTAAGTAGGGATGGATCTTGGATGAGAAACCTGCAAGAAATCTCAGAGTGAACATCTTGACCAGGAAGTCAGAAAAGAAATCAGGAAGGCAGTGGCATGTGGGTTCTGTATTAAGGAAAGGAATATCTACTAAaaagagaaggccctttttcccAGATTCCTACGTATTGGATCTACAGTCCCATTTCCTTAAATAACTGGGCCTGAAATGTATTGAATTTTTTCAGTTTTCATCTGAACTTGCTTTTGCGATGCTTGCTCTTCCAGCTGGATGCAAGGACACCTGCAGGGAGGTTAAAAAAATTCACAGTGGTGACTGCAACCTCATGATCAAGGCCCCGATTCTTTCTTATGTGTGccaccaccattttgacttttttttaacaccaCCACCCTGATACCCCTGCTTATGAGGAATCGCTCAAGGGCAGAAGGAGATTGAACAGTGGGAGATGTGGCATGCTGGGTCAAGTAGCATTCCTGATTGGGTCCTTTCGGACTAAAAATTTACCTGGCAGCCAACCTGAATCTCATGATTGGGAGGGAGAAATGGATAATTAACACCTCTGGCACAAACAGTGAACGGCCATTGCAAAACCTACATGTGTAAGAGGGATATCATATGTCTTGCAAATAGTGATTGTACGTGGGGAACGCTGTGTCGAACATCTTTAACCGATCAAACCCTGCTCAAAGGTATGGGGCTTGCCTATGAGCCCTGGAGTCAAGTGCCGGGCTCAGTGCATCTCCCTTTGCATGGTAGACCACGTCACGCTTACAGACTGGAGGGTGCGAAATCTAACTAAAATTTACCTGCTTGCTTCTTCTTTAAGCTTATCTGTAGTCTTGGAACCTCCCAAACTGGCTGGAGGACAGGAGTATCCCCAGGGCAggctaaaaaaaagtcaagaaggtgacTACGATGGTGCaattgcacataaaaaacagagtCTGAATTGCACCATCGTgggcgccatcttgactttttgtacAGACACACCTGGAGACACACCTGTTGGGAATCTCCTTCTGCTGCACAACACATTCTTACCATGCAGGAGAGGGGAAGAGAATCACGTGGCTTGCATTGTACTCAGTTAACAATGTTGACCCATTAAGTTTAAGGCTGTATTCCTGGCTTGTTGTAGGGGATTGGGAATACCGGGGCTGGAAGCTAGACAGCAAAGTTGGGGAAAACCACAACAAGAACAGCACTTTCACGTTGTTTCCAAGACCTATCCCTGAAGTCATCAAGAATCCAGCTTAAGGGAAACTTTTGCTCTTCCAGCAAGGCTGATAAATGAGCTGAGATTTGGACAATACGTTCTTGGAGTTCTTGTTTGTGCTGAAGCATTAAAGCACTGAAATAAGCCGTACTGATATGGCGGGATTTTCTTCTACGTACGTAAGCCTAAGTCTCTTCTTTAAGGTTGTAATGCCGTAGTCGCTTCCTCAGTAGAAGTAACTCCAGTGGGCTCAGTAGTACCTAATTACCTCTGAGCATAATATATAGGGTTGCACTGCAAAGGATATATCAATAATAAATATGGCTACTAGAAGCCATGCATTTGCAATGGTCTTCTCAAGCAATGAGCAacgtaaggaaaaaaaaacactgtctgGTTTCTGCCCAGAATCCATGAAGTGAAACTTTCCCCACAGATCACTTCGTGCTTTGAATATTTGGAAGGACCCCTTGCACAACGCACCCCTGGCTTTACTAGGTCCATGGCCTGATTCTCTGGTTTACCTTGTTTCCCAGCCTAGCTTTATGTTTGCCAGACATTAAGgacctccctttcttttcttttcttttttcttcaaagcaGAAAACCTACCATTCTGGTCACAGCCTTTCAGTTGTCGAATTGGGTGGATTTGGGTGCTCTTTCtagaaagacagaagaagatTCAGCCCTTAGACGCCAGCCATGCAGCTTTATGGTGTGAAGCTGGGTCTGCTTCTGTTTTTCATTGGCAGCTTGGGATCCGGGTGGGCCATTCCGTTAGAAGGTCTTGAGAAAACCAGTAAGTATGACCTCCTTCAGTCAAACTGAGATTGGAACTGCATGAACTGATGTGGACATCCCCAACTGGGGCCGTCCAGATGGGTTAGTTCAGAGCTACTGTGATGCCTAGCCAGAAGGACCACAGGGATTATCGGTCAAGATTATCTGAAGGCACCACAAGGAGAAGGTCCCACAAATGCATCAAGTTGGTCATGCAGACACTATTCATGAAGTTCTGAATGTGTGAAGGGAGTTTTACAGGCAAACAAATATCCTTATTACATCATACCAATTCATTGCCTACTCAGACAATTTTTGCTGAAATTATTAACTATAATCTTTTTCAGTCCAGACAGATTCAATTCTAgagcattattttatattttatattttatatgcattttattttaggaTTTTCTCTTTCACTGCTACAAATCAGGATTGGTAAGTCTTTCCCTGCGATATCTACTATGGTTTCGGAGGAGATAAGGAGAAATTTAGATGttgctgcagctcttcctttttttttttaagcatagaaGTGCTGAAGTATTCTTCCCTTagtgtgtgttcatgtgtgtgtgtgagtgtgcacaCGTGTGTGTATGTAAATAATTCTGGATGGAGCTGCATGGAGCAGAAGAAGAAGGAGTCTTAACATTGCAGGCAATTTAAGTAAATTCTTCTTGGAAACTGCATTTCTGAATAAACTGTACCAGGCTGTCATATTTCATGAAAAATGAGTCATCCTGTGGCTCACAGAGTAAAGAAATGCACTAATATTCCTACTGATtccattgtttttttcttccagccCTGGATTTCTTCCGTAGCAACAGCATGCTTCTGACCACCTTCATGGGCACTAATTTTATTGTTAATATTCCAAAGTGTGTCTCTTCTTCCAAGTTTTCTCCAGCCACAGTCAGAATAGCAGTGGCTCAACTTCCAGATGCCTTCAGTTTACCAGGTACTGTATATGGAATATGCATATCTTGGTTACGTTTAACAACTTAGAATACAACATGTGGAGCAACGAAGGAAGAGTAAAATTCAGCCTGAGAAACTGCATTCATGCAATCAAGCTTTTCTCCTCCACTAAAATTTCACAGATGTTTCTCAGAACAGGATCTTCCAAACTCGCTTTCAAATTCTGGTTTCCAAACCCGTTGAGCAACAACTTAAAAAACACAGTGGCTCTTGCTGAGGCCGTCGGTCTGTAGTTTACAGGCCTCTAAACTTCAGTGTGCATGCTTTCTAGTTACTGGAGATGCTTACTTCGTTTTTAACAATACATGGCTTCATTTTTAAGGCAAGGCCCCTGAATTGTAAAGGGAAAGCATTGTTCCCCTACTCTTGGGATAAATATGCTGTGGGAATGGTGgtgggaagaaaggaggagagacAAGAGCTTTAGTAAGTGTCGAATGAGAGAACTCACTGTGGGGACTGGGAAGAAGCTGTTGTTAAAGAGAAGTCCAGGAGAAGATCTGGAAGTAACTACATTCTGCAGCTTCCTTGAAGATAAGCAGACGCGGAAAGCCGTCTAGACGGGTGGCCAGTAGGagtatcagccctttgagataggccaggtcaggagtTTGCAAGGATTCCAGCAACATCACTCGATTGCTGTAGGTATaataacagactcttgaaagcctgccagagtttctctctgctgccatcttgacttttttgacacccctcccaTGGATACCTTGGATGGGGAAAATCTCAGGGCTGGGATCTAGGCTTGGAAAATGTCTACAGAAGAAAGCAACGGTGTCTTCCGTGCGGCTGCCAATGGCATGGATGGGTCCATGAAATAGCGAAGCTTCAGCTTGAGTTGAAGGAGTTTTTAACTTCATTCTGCAAGAAAAGTGGGGAAATGGCCGTTCCTGGCAGGTGTGTGACTCAGGCTAGAAATATGTTCCTCCTTTCTGCGTGAGGCAGTTGGCCCTGCGCAGACAAGAAAAACTCGCTAACCAAGAATGCGAGATAAATACTCAATTCCAAAGAACTCCATAAACCGCCATATTTGTTCTGAAGCGGTTTAACAGATCCAGGCAACTGCAGCAATTCTGCTGTCCTGTATGAAGTAGGGAGTTCGTATCAGCTTCCTCTTTGGACAAGGACTTTCAAGAAAGCAAGAATGTGATATTTGAAAAGTTTTATGCCTTCTTGCCCTTCATGGAACTAGTGTGGCTTAGGGTTTGGTGAACTAGCCACTGTGCTTTGTAAACCCAGGTTTCCAGGTTAGTGACACAGGAGCCCAACCAACCTTGAGACCTATCACTGTTTCACTTTAGCTTTACACCTGAGCAGCCGGTGAAACCTTAACCAGCAGGGCCTTTGAAGAACATACGAATCTGCGAAGATCATCTACTGCTCTTCCTTCACAGCATTCAGTATTGCTTGGCATTAACCAAAATACCTCCAAAGAAGTTAAAACGACACTGTTCCATGGCTGGGTTTCAAACAGAGAATGAGCCCAGAAaaatgccttctttttttttttgggtccCCTGATGATGTATGGATGATCAGCAAATCCCACTGAGCTAAGGCTTCCCTTGTTCTGTGCCTTGAGATCAGCCTTGGCTGACCTCAAAAGGCTGAGCAGGGTTGGACCGTCCTGATTAGTCCTGGATGCGCGGCCCAGGGTGATCAGTTTCACTgagatattgaaaaaaaaaagccagctatGAAGAGGGCAGTATTAAACCCTTCTGCACAGTTGCTAGAAAACCACATAATTGTGCCAAGAAGTGTTGGTTCAACTCAAAGGTACCTTTACCTTGATTTACTtatggtcggaggagatgggtggcgacaaatttgataaataaataaataaataaataagcataatgGTCAATCTAGGCAATCATTGTGAAGCTCCCCGACATCTCCTTGGCTGATACTCTTTGGAGGACAAGAAATGTAGATCTCCTGATGCTGCAACTTCAGCCTAAACCATGTTTGTTGCAGACCCAGTTTATCCATACTGCCCAGTCCTTTCCCACCTTCTTTCACTTCACTCTTGAGGGTACATATTCATGCAACGTCAAGGAGGAGGGCAGACAGAACCGTCTACCTGGTCGCGCTcataaaaacaggaaaagctttgatcacaccattgtggctacCGTCTTGTCATTTTTCACCATACCCTGCTTGGGAAGGAGGATTTTTCTAGGTTCCCCCATTTCTGggctacaaaacaaaacaaaacaaaacaaaacaaaccactaTATAGCCACAGGTTACAGTATTTTCACTACTAGATGGTGATCTTGTGGTTGTCCAGATACTTGCAACCCATATCTCATTGGCTTGATTTTTTCTCATAGCTCATCCAAATGTAGAATTGTCTAACTGGCACAAAAGGTCTAGTAAAAGCTGAATTCTCTCCTGTTGAAAAGTTGGTGATTCTTCTTCTGGTGATAAAACAGACCAAgggttttcatatttttgttgctctttttaacctatcttttcttttttaaggtgtAACAGATACTGAACAGATCGAAAATCTCCGCAGGACCCCTCAGGCCCTGGTGTATTTTGCAGACGAATTCAAGAGCGTCTCCTGCAGAGAGGCCAGAGAACTTCTGGTCCTTGACATGGATGACAGCCAATATGAGCTGATCACTGTGATAGGCTACCAGGTGGGAGCAGAATTTTGCCGTCAAACCAAAGGTCCCTTCTGCAACCAACCTCTGAAGCCATCTACTTTTTATAGGTAATTGTGGACACAGAAATATATGAATacttcccctttccccccccaAGACTTCAACTTTCCCCTCTATTTTCCATGGACAAGTGAGGTGCCCTGGACACTCTCTGCCCCTCCAGATGGTGCTTTCATGCTAGGCATTTAAGGTGAAACTTCCATACTTGTTTTCACACTTGTTTTGTGGGGGGTGTCCAATAAGTCAAGCTGGCAGCTGCAATTGTGttatcaaagccccacccctacACCACACAAGTTAAAATCATGTGGTCATGATCATGTGGTCTTGGCTACCTTTTTTAATACCCTGCCCCTAGTTAAGTGCATTGCATGTGctgtgcatgtaaaaaaggggtggagctttaatCTTGAATTTTTTTGACCCATCTCCCATGGAAacctctgcttgtttttttttaaatgttttatcagGTGTCCTCATTGCACTATCATCCAGCCGTTGTTACATGAGGTACTTCCTTGTTTTCAAGGGTGTCTCCAAAAGAGACATTTATTTCGTTCTCTCTTTGCTAAGAAACAGCATTTTCTAAGCATCCAGGAGATGCCGTCTTCCCTTTATAATCTCTCCACCTTCTTGAAGCCCCACCTTCCAACCCTACTGCTTCAGAGTTCCTGAACattttctcctgccttttgctccaCCTTTCATTTCAAGGGTGAACTTCTTTTTTCTGGATGACAAGTCTGTAATAAGAGCGCATACGGATTGGTCAACAGCCATACAGACCAGGAATGGTAAGTTTCAAGTTCCTTGATTAAACTCAGGTTTGTTAGTAGGGAATTATTTCTTGGCTGGCTTGTGACCATTCTTGAGTCATACTTCACAGCAAGGTCTCCTAAGAAAGCAGCTCTGATTTATGCTGGGATCAACTACATTCAATAGTACAGAACAAAGAGAAAGTCTCTAGTAAACAAAACATTTCCTGGCTCCGAACTCCCTGGCTGGATCAATCCATTGCTTTAACCCAGCCCCAGGTCAGATTCACCCATATGACTAAAGCGGGAGCCAGCAATACCACCTTCCTTTCCAAATGAACCCAAacatttcttagaaaataaacccGCAGGAGAGGGCTTTCTTGGGAAGGATGCCCAAAGGTTAGTGGCAAGGTTGGTGGGCCAAGTGGGAGGGTTTAGAATTTGGGCCTGTGGGCACCTGGAAAATCAGCACTTTGGAACTGGTGGCAATTGTCCCCTTGGGAACCACTTTATGACAGCTCTCAAAATGTCATAATGCCAATTCATCCCCAAAGGTTGGCTATTTCCTTGCTAGGCCATGCTTTAACCATAGTTTGGGGAACAAAATGGTCTGATCCATCCAGAATGCTGAGCCATCAACCATGGTTTACAGGCCatatggctgagttcacaaatTGGGACTGCCTGAATATTCAGATGCAGCGGCTGAGAGTTCTCACCATCTTGGACCAAACCGTGTCAGACAGAAAGAGATGAACCGTTGAACTCAAGCATGCCAGAAGTGTGTAGACATGCAGATCGTTCCAGAAATGTGTATCAGATCTGACAAGCTACTTTTTCACTGGGAACCCCTATCAAGTCATCCTTTTAACAACTTTGTAAGACCAGGCAGGGCCAGTATTTCCAGGATGCAGATGGATTGAGGCCAAGAAGGTGAATTAGGTAATTCAATTCATGGGCAAGGAAGGGGCTTTTAATAGATGCCTGTCCCCAAATTGTAGCTGAGCTGTTCTGAACATCTGTTTTATGAGGCAGCTCTTCTGCTTCCCAACTCtttgcagtaggaaaaaaaaagtctttgttgAATGAGACCTTTGAAATCTGGATCTCTTCACATGCATGAAAATATTTGTTTACTGATGTCAACTCATTCCTT
This genomic interval carries:
- the LOC134501396 gene encoding uncharacterized protein LOC134501396, giving the protein MQLYGVKLGLLLFFIGSLGSGWAIPLEGLEKTTLDFFRSNSMLLTTFMGTNFIVNIPKCVSSSKFSPATVRIAVAQLPDAFSLPGVTDTEQIENLRRTPQALVYFADEFKSVSCREARELLVLDMDDSQYELITVIGYQVGAEFCRQTKGPFCNQPLKPSTFYRVNFFFLDDKSVIRAHTDWSTAIQTRNVTNYESADVMFEGRAGGMIVITILVSVGGAVLVVALIVAAAYSSKK